In one Brassica oleracea var. oleracea cultivar TO1000 chromosome C9, BOL, whole genome shotgun sequence genomic region, the following are encoded:
- the LOC106315083 gene encoding uncharacterized protein LOC106315083 has translation MLYLVKGAAYAHTLFDFNRYMDEIRSINSNIATYLENADVSLWARVHFQGDIYNIKTSNIAESINSALKPAKGFPTSFLLEFIREKLGRWFFKRREDALSFTSQHSRGVENLLAIREEYAYIINVECIDGWRFVVRGGHRDCVVDLELRRCQCGVFNIEKIPCSHAISTLVCPSYSKNYLYAAYAENIYLKSDVLEAPNTDDISPANEEGAYNTRKCLPPDVKRGPGRQKKSRWKSWLEISRMRGRAKYPEPKNRPKTDPKIRIPNPIGPGVNNRMSHKLMYPKNRYPTRSELRTE, from the coding sequence ATGTTGTACTTGGTCAAAGGCGCTGCTTATGCACATACGCTTTTCGATTTTAACCGCTACATGGATGAGATACGAAGTATAAACTCCAACATTGCTACATATTTGGAGAATGCTGACGTCTCGTTATGGGCACGAGTTCACTTTCAAGGTGACATATACAACATAAAGACTAGCAACATCGCAGAATCTATCAACTCTGCACTTAAGCCAGCCAAAGGATTCCCAACCTCATTCCTTCTAGAATTTATACGCGAGAAGCTAGGAAGGTGGTTCTTTAAAAGGAGAGAAGATGCTTTGAGTTTCACATCACAACATAGTCGGGGAGTTGAAAACTTGTTGGCTATTCGTGAAGAGTATGCATATATAATAAATGTGGAGTGTATTGATGGTTGGCGATTTGTTGTGAGAGGAGGACATCGAGATTGTGTTGTTGACTTGGAACTTCGGAGGTGTCAATGTGGTGTGTTTAATATTGAGAAGATACCTTGTTCACATGCCATCTCTACACTTGTATGCCCATCCTATTCAAAGAATTATCTTTATGCAGCATACGCGGAAAATATATATCTCAAAAGTGATGTTTTGGAAGCTCCCAACACTGATGACATATCACCTGCCAATGAAGAAGGAGCTTATAACACACGTAAATGTCTTCCTCCAGATGTCAAGCGTGGTCCGGGTAGGCAAAAGAAGTCGAGGTGGAAGTCTTGGCTAGAAATTTCCAGGATGAGGGGTAGGGCAAAATATCCAGAACCGAAGAACCGACCCAAAACCGACCCGAAAATCAGGATCCCGAACCCGATCGGACCCGGGGTAAATAACCGAATGAGTCATAAATTGATGTATCCGAAGAACCGGTACCCAACCCGATCCGAACTGAGAACCGAATGA
- the LOC106315085 gene encoding uncharacterized protein LOC106315085: MYRTWSRDDRLRLGYLAIYAGFIEAPRTSSPTRASLARLVMDLDAFEDYPWERVAFKFLMESVKGVDLTKTYAIEGFVEVLQVWVYNCLPEFRAGFGQHIEGFLIPPLLAFLGGKGKRKLQENILKQTRTNNFTVKAYSEMFPRWDGDLEDEKADNIVKTMFSSGRAWEQIHWPLVGRKLWTNVKVEIHPMKTEAGQMVRSKKAVSPSRTESEAESRKKARDSPGLDTETMKAEIVRWLTGLTSNMVEGMSRCENTLKSQSRMIKGLTAKMRAVEKIVREGWKEDQTKAGSSTDVPEANKSDGDKAKEDRAEESKAKESKAEESKAAVTSPKPIRMTRAKAKDAQATVSESENENGGISVVVMDKEQSNIDYCSVKKLKQVGKLRAARIVARAKSERQRRLAATHHSPFDGNSTAKVIIPNQSKRGQGYNPFASVDHQKLFVLLDWVKLDLKWRQKVPGSSSFWFYTLLTPTKWLSDTHMDAGINLLRL; this comes from the exons ATGTACAGAACATGGTCTCGAGATGATCGACTGCGTTTAGGGTATCTAGCCATCTACGCTGGCTTCATCGAAGCACCAAGAACCTCGTCACCCACACGGGCTAGCCTGGCTAGGTTAGTGATGGATCTAGATGCTTTTGAAGATTATCCATGGGAAAGAGTAGCGTTTAAATTCTTGATGGAGTCGGTGAAGGGTGTAGACTTGACAAAGACGTATGCTATTGAAGGCTTTGTTGAGGTTCTTCAAGTCTGGGTCTACAATTGTCTCCCTGAATTCAGAGCTGGGTTTGGTCAACATATAGAAGGTTTTCTGATCCCACCTCTACTTGCCTTCTTAGGTGGCAAAGGCAAGAGAAAGCTCCAGGAGAATATCCTGAAACAA ACTAGGACTAACAACTTTACTGTGAAGGCTTACTCTGAAATGTTCCCTCGCTGGGATGGTGATCTGGAAGATGAGAAGGCTGATAACATAGTGAAGACAATGTTTTCTTCAGGCAGGGCATGGGAACAAATTCATTGGCCTCTTGTCGGAAGAAAACTGTGGACAAATGTGAAGGTAGAGATCCATCCGATGAAGACAGAAGCTGGTCAGATGGTGCGAAGCAAGAAGGCAGTGTCCCCTTCTCGCACAGAGTCTGAGGCAGAATCACGCAAGAAGGCTCGTGATTCCCCTGGCTTGGATACGGAGACCATGAAAGCAGAAATAGTTCGTTGGCTAACTGGCCTGACCTCTAATATGGTTGAAGGGATGAGCAGATGCGAGAACACTCTGAAGTCGCAATCCCGCATGATTAAGGGCCTTACTGCGAAGATGAGAGCTGTTGAGAAGATTGTGCGTGAAGGTTGGAAGGAAGACCAAACCAAAGCTGGTTCATCTACTGATGTACCTGAGGCAAACAAATCTGATGGAGACAAAGCTAAGGAGGACAGAGCTGAAGAAAGCAAAGCTAAGGAAAGCAAAGCTGAGGAAAGCAAAGCTGCGGTAACATCTCCCAAACCCATCAGAATGACAAGAGCCAAAGCTAAAGACGCCCAAGCCACTGTG AGTGAGAGTGAAAATGAGAATGGAGGCATAAGTGTTGTTGTAATGGATAAAGAACAATCGAACATTGATTATTGTTCTGTTAAAAAGCTGAAACAAGTTGGAAAACTGAGAGCTGCTCGCATTGTGGCCCGTGCTAAGAGTGAGAGGCAACGTAGGCTTGCTGCTACTCATCACTCTCCTTTTGATGGAAACAGCACGGCAAAGGTTATCATACCCAACCAGTCGAAGCGAGGCCAGGGATATAACCCATTTGCTAGTGTTGATCACCAAAAGCTCTTTGTTCTTCTTGATTGGGTGAAACTTGACCT CAAATGGCGACAGAAGGTGCCTGGTTCTTCAAGTTTTTGGTTCTACACACTACTAACTCCTACAAAATGGTTGAGTGACACG CACATGGATGCTGGAATTAATCTCTTAAGACTCTGA
- the LOC106315086 gene encoding uncharacterized protein LOC106315086 — protein sequence MAFREENMYWEQKSRDQWHKDGDRNTKFHHATTKKRRVQNRIISIKDKHERLVESEIEVENVAVQYFRDLFSTSSPTELDASLRFISEKVSHTDNMILLEKPSEHEIRKALFEINPDKAPGPDGMTSKLFQKFWREMRQDIIRLVQDFFETGSFDPLLNQTNICLIPKKKKPRDMTEFRPISLCNVSYKIISKLLCKRLKRVIPRLISETQSAFVSKRLITGNILIAQENFHALRTNQRCREDFMAIKTDMSKAYDRVEWNFLAALMLKMGFDERLVDLIMCCVTSVTYQILVNGQPRGRILPRRGLRQGDHLSPFLFIMCTEALISLLDGAEAEKKIEGLRVARASPRISHLLFADDSLFFCKAELSQCKEIIDILDLYGKASGQRLNASKSSVFFGNKVHLSLKQDIKEVLGFSSEGGMGMYLGLPEQICGSKMKAFSFVQDRLNGRVNNWSSRLLSKGGKEVQIKSVAQGVSTYVMSSYLLPKGITAKLRSTTSNFWWSSKQNSRGRYYNHTSPLEDRRTYSPSYGWRSIMAAKPLLISGLRRTIGTGQDTRVWSEAWVPDSVARPPRPASHIVYRLPQLLVQSFIRTDTKEWDIQLLREFFHPDDIPLILGLKLSHSLTPDGYVWNYTKSGVYSVKTGYDLLQETKQSLTHEGAMEPSFTTLQSHVWKLKTPTKMKHFLWQAISGCVATAERLAYRHLDTDRSCPRSLQVWALSDYLSLPSYFPSTSIFQNMNFLFWKRKEVAPLRPQFDTFPWICWYIWKVRNGKLFNGKVVSPMDILQHASLEAECLRKANEKEEVEEDHYDPPAIEEEIVPPWIPQIPTCRIDASWINNDSVSGLGWSFKDQLGSEFFGLRACNRSLLDLHDEMEGLLWAVSCMREMRIYSIRFETECSDLVDMTMNPMEWSTFATEIEMLQRLQEVLEDVSLSHIPRSRNGRADALAKEARRRGFKIDKLDFPQMLYIVGQEPFLSKSIAYYSDDSKHFPALKEALKADEWEELKNSRLGVFLKFHEMKFGWASRVVHYILCFQLECKKKYELWRLIGVQPVRFSLHEFEEITGLNCEYVKNLENPLVEVTDDMKEFGGRWE from the exons ATGGCTTTTCGAGAAGAAAACATGTATTGGGAGCAAAAAAGTAGAGATCAGTGGCATAAAGATGGGGATAGAAACACAAAATTCCATCATGCCACAACAAAAAAACGAAGAGTCCAGAATAGGATCATTAGCATTAAAGACAAACATGAGAGGCTGGTAGAGAGTGAAATCGAGGTGGAGAACGTGGCTGTTCAATACTTTCGAGATCTCTTCTCTACCTCCTCGCCGACAGAGTTAGACGCTTCCCTTCGATTCATTTCTGAAAAGGTGTCTCACACCGACAATATGATACTTTTGGAGAAACCGTCGGAACATGAAATTAGGAAAGCTCTTTTCGAAATCAACCCGGACAAAGCTCCCGGACCAGATGGCATGACTAGTAAATTGTTTCAAAAATTCTGGCGCGAGATGCGTCAAGACATTATTAGACTCGTGCAAGATTTCTTCGAGACGGGCAGCTTTGATCCACTATTGAACCAGACAAATATATGCCTCATCCCTAAAAAGAAGAAACCTCGAGACATGACTGAGTTCAGACCTATCAGCCTCTGCAATGTTAGCTACAAGATTATATCCAAGTTACTATGCAAGCGACTTAAGAGGGTTATTCCGCGTTTGATCTCAGAGACACAATCTGCTTTTGTTTCAAAACGTTTGATTACTGGTAATATCCTGATAGCACAAGAAAACTTTCACGCTCTACGGACGAACCAGAGATGTAGGGAAGATTTTATGGCTATTAAAACAGACATGAGCAAAGCTTATGATAGAGTGGAATGGAACTTCCTAGCAGCCTTGATGCTAAAGATGGGTTTTGATGAAAGACTGGTTGACCTCATTATGTGTTGTGTCACGTCGGTCACATACCAAATTTTAGTCAATGGACAACCAAGAGGGCGAATCTTACCTAGGCGAGGCTTGAGACAAGGAGACCATCTTTCCCCCTTTTTGTTTATCATGTGTACGGAAGCTTTAATCTCTCTTTTAGACGGAGCAGAAGCGGAAAAGAAGATTGAGGGGCTTCGGGTTGCTAGGGCGAGCCCAAGGATCTCCCACCTTTTATTTGCAGATGACAGTCTTTTCTTCTGTAAGGCGGAATTAAGCCAATGCAAGGAGATCATAGACATTCTAGACTTATATGGAAAGGCATCAGGACAACGACTAAATGCGTCAAAATCCTCTGTCTTTTTTGGGAACAAAGTACATTTATCTCTGAAACAAGATATAAAAGAAGTTCTTGGATTTTCTTCTGAAGGAGGCATGGGGATGTATCTTGGCCTACCAGAGCAAATATGTGGCTCGAAGATGAAAGCGTTCTCTTTTGTACAAGACCGACTAAATGGGCGAGTCAACAATTGGTCATCTAGACTCCTCTCCAAAGGGGGAAAAGAAGTCCAGATTAAATCTGTGGCTCAAGGAGTCTCAACCTATGTGATGTCAAGTTATTTGCTTCCAAAAGGCATCACTGCTAAACTTAGGAGCACTACTTCAAATTTTTGGTGGAGTTCAAAACAAAATAGCAGAG GAAGATATTACAATCACACCTCTCCTTTAGAAGACCGTCGAACATACTCACCATCATATGGATGGCGTAGTATTATGGCAGCGAAACCCTTACTCATTTCGGGACTACGGAGAACTATTGGTACGGGTCAAGACACGAGGGTCTGGAGCGAGGCCTGGGTCCCAGATTCAGTGGCTAGACCACCAAGACCTGCTAGCCATATTGTGTACAGACTACCTCAACTCCTTGTTCAGTCCTTTATTAGAACTGATACCAAGGAGTGGGACATACAGCTCTTACGAGAATTTTTCCACCCAGACGATATCCCGCTGATATTGGGGCTAAAACTATCACACTCACTTACCCCAGATGGATATGTTTGGAACTACACAAAATCTGGAGTGTACTCAGTTAAAACCGGCTATGATCTCCTCCAAGAAACTAAGCAGAGTCTTACACACGAAGGGGCCATGGAACCGAGTTTTACGACTCTCCAAAGCCATGTATGGAAGCTAAAGACTCCCACCAAGATGAAACATTTCTTGTGGCAAGCAATATCGGGCTGCGTGGCGACGGCAGAGAGGCTTGCATATAGACACCTGGACACCGATAGGAGTTGTCCTAGAT CCCTTCAGGTTTGGGCTTTATCGGACTATCTGTCCCTTCCGAGTTATTTCCCGAGTACATCTATATTCCAAAACATGAACTTTCTGTTTTGGAAGAGAAAAGAGGTGGCTCCACTGAGACCACAATTCGATACCTTCCCTTGGATCTGTTGGTACATTTGGAAGGTGAGGAACGGCAAACTCTTTAATGGGAAAGTTGTATCCCCGATGGATATCCTCCAACATGCGTCCCTTGAGGCAGAATGTTTGAGGAAGGCTAACGAAAAAGAGGAAGTAGAGGAGGATCATTATGACCCTCCTGCTATCGAAGAGGAGATAGTGCCCCCTTGGATACCTCAAATCCCTACATGTCGAATTGATGCATCATGGATCAATAATGACAGCGTTAGTGGGCTAGGGTGGAGTTTTAAGGATCAGTTGGGCTCTGAATTTTTCGGATTACGGGCGTGCAACAGGAGTCTCTTAGACTTGCATGATGAGATGGAAGGTTTACTTTGGGCAGTCTCATGTATGAGAGAAATGAGGATATATTCGATACGGTTCGAGACAGAATGCTCGGACTTAGTGGATATGACTATGAACCCGATGGAGTGGTCTACTTTTGCAACAGAGATTGAGATGCTTCAAAGACTCCAGGAGGTTCTTGAGGATGTGAGTTTGTCTCATATTCCTCGAAGTAGGAATGGACGAGCAGACGCGCTAGCGAAAGAAGCAAGACGAAGAG GTTTCAAAATTGATAAGCTTGATTTCCCACAGATGCTGTATATTGTAGGGCAGGAACCTTTTCTGAGTAAAAGCATTGCCTACTACAGCGATGACAGCAAGCACTTCCCTGCTCTTAAAGAAGCACTCAAGGCAGATGAATGGGAGGAGCTCAAGAACTCGAGATTAGGAGTGTTCTTAAAGTTCCACGAAATGAAGTTTGGATGGGCTTCCAGGGTGGTGCACTATATACTGTGTTTTCAGCTTGAGTGCAAGAAGAAGTATGAGTTGTGGAGACTCATAGGTGTTCAACCAGTGAGGTTTTCTCTGCATGAATTTGAAGAGATAACTGGTCTGAACTGCGAGTATGTGAAGAATCTCGAGAATCCGTTGGTTGAGGTAACGGATGACATGAAAGAATTTGGGGGCAGATGGGAGTGA